The Actinomycetes bacterium nucleotide sequence TTAATGAAGCCAAGGATCATGCAGATGAAGATAAGAAAAAAAGAGACCTTATAGATGCAAGGAATAATGCGGATAATCTGGCTTATTCCTCAGAGAAGCTGTTAAAAGACCTGGGAGACAAAGTATCTGGTGATATGAAGTCCAATATAGAAGACCAGATAAAAAATGTGAGAAAAGCTTCTGAGGGTGAAGACTTAAGCCAGATAAAAGCTGAAACTGAAAAACTGCAGAATATGCAGAGCGAGCTTAGCCAGAAACTGTATTCACAGGCCGGAGCAGGCCAGCAGGCAGGTCCTGGCGCAGAAGGACAGCAGGCCGGAGGCGGCCAGGCTGGAGAAAGTCAGGAAAGCCAGGATGATGATGTTATAGATGCAGAGTTTGAGGCTAAGGACGAAGATAAGTAATTCTTTACGAAGGGGGGATTATTATGCCAATAGTAAGATGGGATCCATTCAGTGACTTGGTACAACTTAGAGACGAAATAGGAAGATGGTTTGAAGGAGTCGAGAAGCCCAGAGAAAAGCAGTCAGCTGTATGGGCTCCAGAAGTTGATATCAAAGAGACTGAAAAAGAGGTAACCATAACTGCAGACCTTCCTGGTATGAAGATGGAAGATATTGAGGTATCTGTGGATGAAGGCCAGCTGGTTGTAAAAGGCGAGAGAAAGCTGGAGAAAAAAGAGGAAGAGAAAGACTATATCAGAGTAGAAAGAAGCTATGGTTCATTTTACAGGTCCTTTAATATCGGGGTACCGGTTAAGGAAGACCAGATAAAGGCTTCATACAAGGACGGAGTACTGGAAGTAGTCTTACCCAAAGCAGAGGCTAAGAAACCCAAGAAGATTGCTATCAGTGGAAAATAAGCTTCTGCAGATATAACTGAAATAAGACAATATACCGCCCATAGCTTATCCAAGCTGTGGGCTGGTATTATTATAAAAAGATATACAGGTGATTATTTATGGTTGAATACAAGGATTATTACAAAGTACTGGGAGTCAGTAAAAGTGCCAGCCAGGATGAAATAAAAAAGGCTTACCGGAAGCTGGCCAGAAAATATCATCCTGACGCTAATGCCGATAATCCCCAGGCTGAAGAAAAATTTAAGGAGATAGGCGAAGCCTATGAAGTCCTGAAAAAACCTGAAAAGAGAAAGAAATATGATCAGCTGGGTGCCAACTGGAAACAATACCAGAATGCAGGATGGCCAGGAGGCGGTCAGAGGACTGGCCAGAAGACTTATGATTTCGGGGGAAGCGGCTTCAATTTTGGCGATATGGGGGGAGGTTTTTCTGATTTCTTTGAGATGTTTTTCGGAAATCAGGCTTCCGATTTTGGTGGCTATAACTCTGGCTTTAGAGGCAGAAGAGGAGCCCAGACTGCCCAGGCCAAGGGCCAGGATATGCAGTCAACTATAAATATTACTTTAAAAGAAGCCTATTTTGGAACTACCAGATCCATAAGGCTTCAAAAGCAGGGTAAATCAAGAACAGTTAGCGTAAAGATACCCAAAGGAATAAAAGATGGAGGCAAGATAAGGGTTACTGGAGAGGGCGGCCCCGGCCAGGGTCAGGGTCCCAGTGGAGACCTTTATTTAATTGTAAATATATCCGACCATCCTTTCTACAAAAGGAAGGGTGCCGACCTGCACTGTGAAGTGCCGGTAAGCATTAAAGAAGCCCTCTACGGGGCAAAAATTGATATACCTACCTTTGATGGCAAGGTACTGGTCAATTTGCCTCCCAAAACCCAGAGCGGGAAAGTTCTGAGGTTAAAAGGCAAGGGTATGCCCAAATTAAAGGGTGAAGGTAATGGGGATCTGTACGCGAAGATAAAGATTATGTTGCCTGAAAACCTTACCAAGGAACAGAAGAAATACCTGGATGACTTCGCTGAATCTTACAGCGAAAATCCCAGATCCAGGGTGATAGTTTAAATGAGGTGGTTTAAATGCAAGTAGAT carries:
- a CDS encoding Hsp20/alpha crystallin family protein; this encodes MPIVRWDPFSDLVQLRDEIGRWFEGVEKPREKQSAVWAPEVDIKETEKEVTITADLPGMKMEDIEVSVDEGQLVVKGERKLEKKEEEKDYIRVERSYGSFYRSFNIGVPVKEDQIKASYKDGVLEVVLPKAEAKKPKKIAISGK
- a CDS encoding J domain-containing protein — its product is MVEYKDYYKVLGVSKSASQDEIKKAYRKLARKYHPDANADNPQAEEKFKEIGEAYEVLKKPEKRKKYDQLGANWKQYQNAGWPGGGQRTGQKTYDFGGSGFNFGDMGGGFSDFFEMFFGNQASDFGGYNSGFRGRRGAQTAQAKGQDMQSTINITLKEAYFGTTRSIRLQKQGKSRTVSVKIPKGIKDGGKIRVTGEGGPGQGQGPSGDLYLIVNISDHPFYKRKGADLHCEVPVSIKEALYGAKIDIPTFDGKVLVNLPPKTQSGKVLRLKGKGMPKLKGEGNGDLYAKIKIMLPENLTKEQKKYLDDFAESYSENPRSRVIV